A single window of Granulicella mallensis MP5ACTX8 DNA harbors:
- the infB gene encoding translation initiation factor IF-2 encodes MSKVRINDLARELEVKSKPILDALIAVGVTEKKTHSSSIEEDEAEKVRAYFNRGARSAATKPMAETKPAFNLANVSKPGDALKAILERKQAEAAAKAAPPPQRPAVAVAAPVSAAPVVAVARPATPPPVAVVAAPAPPVTVVAAPPPPPTPTPAPAPTPTPAATTPSGAPAPRRIVPLPRGAGPVIVAPPRPAGSPLISRPAVATPPPAVASTPPATPVVVRPAAVPTPPPAPVVAAAAPAQPVTPLSDPEPPAAPAAVVETAAVEAAAPVPEAAPAAPAVPVRRVVMPQTGPRPSYTAPAVMPGAVRRPIFERPRPGSGPAGSGGPGGPGSRPMAPGARRPMHPTRTFPGGPGGGPGAPGARPGFAPGGRPGFPPRPGFGPRPGGPGGMLPPAEGAPAPARPARPGQRGRGGPRYEKNKEVALKGYNPRFGAPQIPMGEVPITKTITVTEGISVKDLAEKLDIRGKDLIATLLMKGVMVTVNQSLDGELVKEVSRQFGADATVITVEEQLENEAIEGFLEDTSNMVEVVRAPVVTIMGHVDHGKTSLLDAIRSTDVAAGEAGGITQHIGAYKVHVTKPDSPAFGREIVFLDTPGHEAFTRMRARGAKITDIVVVVVAADDGVMPQTLEAIDHANAAKVPIIVAVNKIDKPEADPSKVMMQLAARGIQAKSLGGNTEFVEVSAKKRLHLDDLEEMICFVADSNEQKAQPERPAVGTVIEAKLDRGRGAVASILVQNGTLKIGDSYIVGNTFGKVRAMFNDRGQAITEAGPSTPVEILGLESIPDAGDTFLVMADRDKAKGIAQYRKMKEREAQLAKSSRVSLEGLAEQIKQAGVKDLNLILKGDVQGSVEVLADSMQRMSTEKVRVKVLHSGVGAITESDVLLASASNAVIIGFNVRPDRKSAEVAERENVEIRLHSIIYELQDEITKAMFGLLEPVYKENYAGRAEVLQVFKITKVGQIAGCVVRDGIIKRDAQVRVLRNGEEVWKGKISSLKRVKDDVSEVRQGVECGIDLAGYKDIKSGDIIEAFTTEKLAAELGQNSAEAKKERDLAALKEAKDRENEVARAERETEAANA; translated from the coding sequence ATGAGCAAAGTTCGAATTAACGATCTTGCACGGGAACTGGAAGTAAAGAGCAAACCGATTCTTGATGCTCTGATAGCGGTAGGCGTTACCGAGAAAAAGACGCATTCGAGCTCCATCGAAGAAGATGAAGCTGAGAAGGTTCGCGCGTACTTCAATCGTGGTGCACGCTCCGCAGCGACAAAGCCTATGGCCGAGACTAAGCCTGCCTTCAATCTCGCGAACGTCTCCAAGCCCGGCGATGCGCTGAAGGCTATTCTGGAGCGCAAGCAGGCTGAGGCTGCCGCAAAGGCTGCCCCACCGCCACAGCGTCCCGCAGTGGCAGTGGCCGCTCCCGTTTCCGCAGCCCCTGTCGTAGCCGTAGCGCGTCCTGCCACACCGCCCCCCGTGGCGGTTGTCGCCGCTCCCGCACCTCCGGTTACAGTAGTCGCGGCCCCACCACCACCTCCGACGCCGACGCCAGCTCCCGCGCCCACACCCACGCCTGCAGCGACAACCCCTTCGGGCGCTCCAGCCCCACGGCGGATCGTTCCCTTGCCTCGCGGGGCAGGTCCTGTCATCGTGGCTCCGCCTCGGCCCGCAGGCAGCCCCCTCATATCCAGACCCGCTGTCGCGACACCTCCGCCAGCGGTGGCTTCCACGCCGCCTGCCACTCCGGTTGTCGTGAGACCCGCTGCCGTTCCCACACCGCCACCGGCACCCGTGGTGGCAGCAGCAGCCCCTGCGCAGCCTGTCACACCTCTCTCTGACCCCGAGCCACCAGCAGCACCGGCAGCCGTCGTAGAGACTGCAGCTGTAGAAGCTGCCGCGCCCGTTCCCGAGGCAGCACCTGCGGCTCCCGCAGTTCCGGTTCGCCGCGTCGTCATGCCGCAGACCGGTCCCCGGCCCAGTTACACCGCCCCGGCGGTGATGCCTGGCGCTGTCCGTCGCCCCATCTTCGAGCGTCCGCGCCCCGGCAGCGGTCCTGCTGGATCGGGCGGCCCTGGTGGTCCCGGCTCTCGTCCCATGGCTCCCGGCGCCCGGCGCCCGATGCACCCCACCCGTACCTTCCCCGGCGGTCCCGGCGGAGGCCCTGGTGCTCCGGGTGCACGTCCCGGCTTTGCTCCCGGCGGCCGTCCTGGCTTCCCACCGCGTCCCGGCTTCGGCCCACGCCCCGGCGGTCCCGGCGGCATGCTGCCCCCGGCTGAAGGCGCTCCGGCACCCGCTCGTCCGGCTCGTCCCGGCCAGCGCGGCCGCGGCGGTCCACGCTACGAGAAGAACAAGGAAGTCGCCCTCAAGGGTTACAACCCACGCTTCGGCGCGCCCCAGATCCCGATGGGCGAGGTGCCGATCACCAAGACCATCACGGTCACCGAAGGCATCTCGGTCAAGGATCTCGCTGAAAAGCTGGACATCCGTGGCAAGGACCTCATTGCTACCCTGCTGATGAAGGGTGTCATGGTCACCGTCAACCAGTCGCTCGACGGCGAACTGGTCAAGGAGGTCTCACGCCAGTTCGGCGCCGATGCCACCGTGATCACGGTTGAAGAACAGCTTGAGAACGAGGCCATCGAGGGCTTCCTCGAAGACACCTCGAACATGGTCGAAGTCGTTCGCGCTCCGGTGGTCACCATCATGGGTCATGTCGACCACGGTAAGACCTCCCTGCTCGACGCGATCCGCTCCACGGACGTGGCGGCAGGCGAAGCCGGCGGCATCACCCAGCACATCGGTGCCTACAAGGTTCACGTCACCAAGCCCGACTCTCCCGCCTTTGGGCGCGAGATCGTCTTCCTCGATACCCCGGGCCACGAGGCCTTCACCCGTATGCGTGCTCGCGGCGCCAAGATCACCGACATCGTCGTGGTCGTGGTCGCAGCCGACGACGGCGTGATGCCCCAGACCCTTGAGGCGATCGACCATGCCAACGCGGCGAAGGTACCCATCATCGTTGCGGTCAACAAGATCGATAAGCCCGAAGCGGATCCGAGCAAGGTCATGATGCAGCTGGCGGCACGCGGCATCCAGGCCAAGTCGTTGGGCGGCAACACCGAGTTCGTCGAAGTCTCCGCGAAGAAGCGCCTCCACCTCGATGACCTCGAGGAGATGATCTGCTTCGTCGCCGACAGCAACGAACAGAAGGCCCAGCCAGAGCGTCCGGCAGTCGGTACGGTCATCGAAGCCAAGCTCGATCGCGGCCGTGGTGCGGTCGCCTCCATCCTGGTGCAGAACGGCACGCTGAAGATTGGCGACAGCTACATCGTCGGCAACACCTTCGGCAAGGTCCGCGCCATGTTCAATGACCGTGGCCAGGCCATCACCGAAGCCGGTCCCTCGACCCCGGTCGAGATCCTCGGACTCGAGTCGATTCCCGATGCGGGCGACACGTTCCTCGTCATGGCGGACCGCGACAAGGCCAAGGGTATTGCGCAGTACCGCAAGATGAAGGAACGCGAAGCACAGCTTGCCAAGAGCTCGCGCGTGTCTCTCGAAGGCCTCGCCGAACAGATCAAGCAGGCAGGCGTCAAGGACCTCAACCTCATCCTCAAGGGCGACGTGCAGGGCTCGGTCGAAGTACTGGCCGACTCGATGCAGCGCATGTCCACCGAGAAGGTACGGGTCAAGGTGCTGCACTCGGGCGTCGGTGCTATCACCGAGTCGGACGTGCTGCTGGCCTCCGCGTCGAACGCTGTCATCATCGGCTTCAACGTGCGGCCCGACCGCAAGTCGGCCGAAGTCGCCGAGCGCGAGAACGTCGAGATTCGTCTGCACTCGATCATCTACGAGTTGCAGGACGAGATCACCAAGGCGATGTTTGGCCTGCTCGAGCCGGTCTACAAGGAGAACTACGCTGGCCGCGCCGAAGTGCTACAGGTCTTCAAGATCACCAAGGTCGGCCAGATCGCCGGCTGCGTGGTTCGGGACGGCATCATCAAGCGCGACGCCCAGGTACGCGTGCTGCGCAACGGAGAAGAGGTCTGGAAGGGCAAGATCTCCTCGCTCAAGCGCGTCAAGGACGACGTCAGCGAAGTCCGCCAGGGTGTCGAGTGCGGTATCGATCTCGCCGGCTACAAGGACATCAAGTCGGGCGATATCATCGAGGCCTTCACCACGGAGAAGCTGGCTGCAGAACTCGGCCAGAACTCCGCGGAAGCCAAGAAAGAGCGCGACCTGGCTGCCTTGAAGGAAGCCAAGGACCGCGAGAACGAAGTAGCCCGCGCTGAACGGGAGACCGAAGCCGCTAACGCGTAA
- the nusA gene encoding transcription termination factor NusA, which translates to MASPLYQSIELLSREKGIDPEIVVGAVEDAIALATRKYYKTVENMRGEMDRETGEIRAYVFKTVVETPELVEDADNQLALEQARELAPEVEVGGELRFYKDTTPLGRIAAQMAKQVIFQKVREAERDTVFNEYAHRAGEILTATVKRLEPMDVIFDLGKAEARMPKREQSRLEQFSVAERVRVVLLRVDRAAKGPQVIVSRAAPALVQSLFQSEVPEIYDGTVSIRAIAREAGERTKIAVVSRDKDVDPVGACVGMKGMRVQSIIRELRGEKIDIIEYSEEITTFAEKALQPAKVSRVSITDLAEKQLEVIVDDTQLSLAIGKKGQNVRLAAKLLQWKIDIKSEEEKRQEVEQQMQAMTGGPSTPIEQVTELGESVMEKLIAAGITTVESLADMTAEELGEVPGIGDKTVEKIAVAVRHYFGQYEEGEERPVPAPVEPALLAGEEAVAAAAASDEAGDTIHSMSQTPEEILAAEASDNGGAEEINEFSTEDIANLEDEISDSDANDANDAREEGIELDNDTVDELVDQAQEFSDEGIDDGRDRG; encoded by the coding sequence ATGGCTAGTCCCCTGTATCAATCGATTGAGTTGTTGAGCCGCGAAAAGGGCATCGATCCGGAGATCGTAGTTGGCGCCGTGGAAGACGCGATCGCCCTGGCGACACGCAAGTACTACAAGACCGTCGAGAACATGCGCGGCGAGATGGACCGCGAAACCGGCGAGATCCGCGCGTATGTCTTCAAGACCGTCGTGGAAACCCCTGAACTCGTCGAAGACGCCGACAACCAGCTTGCCCTGGAGCAGGCCCGCGAACTCGCACCCGAGGTTGAAGTCGGCGGCGAGCTGCGTTTCTACAAGGACACCACCCCGCTCGGCCGCATCGCCGCGCAGATGGCCAAGCAGGTCATCTTCCAGAAGGTCCGCGAAGCCGAGCGCGATACCGTGTTCAACGAGTACGCCCACCGCGCCGGTGAGATCCTGACCGCGACCGTCAAGCGCCTGGAGCCGATGGACGTGATCTTCGACCTCGGCAAGGCCGAGGCCCGCATGCCCAAGCGTGAGCAGTCGCGCCTGGAGCAGTTTTCGGTCGCCGAGCGCGTCCGTGTTGTCCTGCTGCGCGTGGATCGCGCCGCCAAGGGCCCGCAGGTCATCGTCTCCCGCGCCGCTCCGGCCCTAGTACAGTCGCTCTTCCAGAGCGAAGTTCCCGAGATCTACGACGGCACGGTCAGCATCCGCGCCATCGCCCGCGAAGCCGGCGAGCGCACCAAGATCGCCGTCGTCTCCCGCGACAAGGACGTCGACCCGGTCGGCGCCTGCGTCGGCATGAAGGGTATGCGCGTGCAGTCGATCATCCGCGAGCTGCGTGGCGAAAAGATCGACATCATCGAGTACTCCGAAGAGATCACGACTTTCGCCGAGAAGGCCCTGCAGCCCGCCAAGGTCTCGCGCGTTTCGATCACCGACCTGGCTGAGAAGCAGCTCGAGGTCATCGTCGACGACACGCAGCTCTCGCTGGCCATCGGCAAGAAGGGTCAGAACGTTCGTCTCGCGGCCAAGCTGCTGCAGTGGAAGATCGACATCAAGAGCGAAGAGGAGAAGCGCCAGGAGGTCGAGCAGCAGATGCAGGCCATGACTGGCGGTCCTTCGACGCCGATCGAACAGGTTACCGAGCTGGGCGAGTCCGTCATGGAGAAGCTCATCGCGGCAGGCATCACGACGGTCGAATCGCTCGCCGATATGACCGCCGAAGAGCTGGGCGAGGTTCCGGGTATCGGCGACAAGACGGTCGAAAAGATCGCCGTAGCCGTTCGCCACTACTTCGGACAGTACGAAGAGGGCGAAGAACGGCCAGTTCCCGCCCCCGTCGAGCCTGCCCTGCTTGCCGGTGAGGAAGCTGTTGCCGCTGCTGCTGCATCCGATGAGGCAGGAGACACAATACATTCCATGAGCCAGACACCGGAAGAGATCCTTGCAGCAGAAGCCTCCGATAACGGCGGGGCCGAGGAAATCAACGAATTTTCAACCGAAGATATCGCAAACCTTGAGGATGAAATATCCGATAGCGACGCGAATGATGCCAACGACGCTCGCGAAGAAGGCATCGAACTGGACAACGACACCGTAGATGAGCTGGTGGATCAGGCCCAGGAGTTTTCCGACGAAGGCATCGACGATGGGCGCGACCGTGGTTAA
- a CDS encoding ribosome maturation factor RimP: MALQLETIRATADRIAASHSLEVVDLEFTGGSKHRTLRVFLEKDAAARAKFTAEAASNEEAGLPKGVPVETLSGVTHEDCANFARDFGTVLDVEDLIPGAEYTLETSSPGLERKLLKAADYERFKGSLVKVQTFSPVDSNRHFTGRLVAFEGTNLTLDLAAVKQKGKAKKTLTAQTVEISLANVEKANLVAEI; encoded by the coding sequence ATGGCCCTGCAGTTAGAGACAATTCGCGCCACCGCCGACCGCATCGCGGCCTCGCACAGCCTTGAGGTCGTTGACCTCGAGTTCACTGGCGGGTCCAAACATCGCACGCTTCGAGTGTTTCTCGAAAAAGATGCCGCCGCCCGCGCTAAGTTTACCGCCGAAGCCGCATCCAACGAAGAAGCCGGACTGCCCAAAGGTGTCCCCGTAGAGACGCTCTCGGGCGTGACGCACGAAGATTGCGCCAACTTTGCCCGCGACTTCGGCACCGTGCTCGACGTGGAAGATCTGATTCCCGGCGCAGAGTACACCCTTGAAACCAGCTCTCCTGGCCTGGAGCGCAAGCTGCTGAAGGCCGCTGATTACGAGCGGTTTAAAGGCAGCCTGGTGAAGGTGCAGACATTCTCGCCGGTCGACAGTAACCGGCACTTTACAGGACGGCTGGTAGCTTTCGAGGGTACGAATCTGACCCTCGATCTGGCTGCTGTAAAGCAAAAAGGTAAGGCAAAGAAGACTTTAACGGCGCAGACCGTCGAAATTTCGTTAGCGAACGTAGAAAAAGCAAACCTGGTAGCAGAGATTTAG
- a CDS encoding nucleotidyltransferase domain-containing protein, which translates to MAVSAQPVAARTTPSLDWGVTPERVEEAVRRIIEAADPLRIVVFGSRARGDHRADSDLDLAVMVDSAEDTQKVTYHTLEGRRMSVDLLVYSRERHEKFCRSINSVHSYIDREGVVLYERNANRSPSRTAIAQVSGRSRVPELSAA; encoded by the coding sequence ATGGCTGTGTCTGCCCAACCCGTTGCTGCTCGTACCACGCCCAGTCTGGATTGGGGGGTGACCCCGGAGCGTGTCGAGGAAGCTGTCCGGCGGATCATTGAGGCTGCGGATCCCCTACGCATCGTCGTGTTCGGTTCGCGTGCCCGTGGAGACCATCGCGCCGACAGTGACCTGGATCTGGCCGTTATGGTCGACTCTGCAGAAGACACTCAGAAGGTGACGTACCATACGCTCGAAGGCCGTCGCATGTCGGTCGACTTGCTGGTCTACTCGCGCGAACGCCACGAGAAGTTTTGCCGTTCGATCAATAGCGTGCACAGCTACATCGACAGAGAGGGAGTAGTTCTTTACGAACGCAATGCCAATCGATCCCCAAGCCGAACTGCTATTGCTCAAGTCAGCGGAAGATCGCGAGTGCCTGAATTATCCGCTGCCTAG
- a CDS encoding HEPN domain-containing protein — translation MPIDPQAELLLLKSAEDRECLNYPLPRTSFGYHASQAVEKLMKALISARGEVYPFTHELEKLQSQLKNAGEILPALTCEFDDLQPYAVLIRYDAAKELTSAERGRFIETVDILRKWTEARIAVLST, via the coding sequence ATGCCAATCGATCCCCAAGCCGAACTGCTATTGCTCAAGTCAGCGGAAGATCGCGAGTGCCTGAATTATCCGCTGCCTAGGACCAGCTTTGGATATCACGCGTCGCAGGCGGTCGAAAAGTTGATGAAGGCTCTCATCTCTGCCCGAGGTGAGGTCTATCCCTTCACGCATGAACTCGAAAAGCTACAGTCCCAATTGAAAAATGCAGGTGAAATCCTTCCTGCGCTGACATGCGAATTTGATGATCTGCAACCCTACGCGGTGTTGATTCGCTACGACGCGGCTAAAGAGCTTACAAGCGCGGAACGGGGCCGCTTCATCGAAACGGTGGATATTCTCCGCAAGTGGACCGAAGCTCGCATTGCTGTCCTCAGCACATAG
- a CDS encoding DUF503 domain-containing protein — protein MPIATLTLELAIEHAQSLKDRRQVVRSLKDKLRHGFNISVAELDEAVVWNRATLGIAAISGSPAYLAGQLREVEEAARRLAAGLGAEIVDSFLESDVVLDALDAEPDAQTE, from the coding sequence ATGCCAATCGCTACCCTCACCCTCGAACTCGCCATTGAACACGCCCAGTCCCTGAAAGACCGTCGGCAGGTGGTTCGTTCTTTGAAGGACAAGCTGCGTCACGGCTTCAATATCTCGGTCGCAGAACTGGATGAAGCCGTCGTCTGGAACCGCGCAACCCTTGGGATTGCGGCGATCTCGGGCTCGCCGGCCTATCTGGCGGGGCAGCTTCGCGAGGTTGAGGAAGCCGCCCGGCGGCTGGCCGCAGGGTTGGGCGCGGAGATTGTGGACAGCTTCCTGGAGAGCGATGTCGTGCTGGACGCACTGGATGCCGAGCCGGATGCGCAGACGGAATAA
- the rbfA gene encoding 30S ribosome-binding factor RbfA, with protein sequence MPEQRARDYHRGRVVNTFAEEITAMLEGELSDPRIAPCHVTEVVLAPGGKSCRVFIAVTGNEKDEADTLAGLMTARGYIRTEIRDRMGVRHVPEITFAIDRSEKINARMDELLGRMEKRRAKQAKKKAAAALPESKE encoded by the coding sequence ATGCCTGAACAAAGAGCAAGAGATTATCACCGGGGCCGCGTCGTCAACACCTTCGCAGAAGAGATCACCGCCATGCTGGAAGGTGAGTTGAGCGACCCGCGAATCGCCCCCTGTCACGTCACCGAGGTCGTGCTCGCGCCGGGCGGGAAGAGTTGCCGTGTCTTCATCGCCGTTACCGGCAATGAGAAGGACGAGGCCGACACCCTCGCCGGTCTCATGACCGCGCGGGGTTACATCCGTACCGAGATTCGCGATCGCATGGGGGTACGCCATGTGCCGGAGATCACGTTTGCCATCGACCGCTCCGAGAAGATCAACGCCCGCATGGACGAACTGCTGGGGCGTATGGAGAAGCGTCGCGCCAAACAGGCCAAGAAAAAAGCCGCGGCTGCGCTGCCCGAGAGCAAGGAATAA
- a CDS encoding DHH family phosphoesterase: MAHEDSIAALLSLLHARESFVVTSHARPDGDAIGSALGLMHLLDGMGKRVTVAFADPIPVIYRCLPGIERIQVALPVATPAPDAAILLECDGFERTGFERADFDRMGAGLTINIDHHLSGKTFASFNWIDPEACAVGAMIYDLAVASGTEITADMATCLYTAVLTDTGSFTYPSTVAATFALAEHLVKRGADANRIAQAVYFSNPPSKIRLLGAALGNMQIEGSVSWSWITQEEMARAGAEVEDCEGVVNYLIGIAGVDAAVFLRELPSRKEFRLSLRSKGEVDVAQVAERFGGGGHRNASGCTLDGPLDEAIERIVAELRPDRRQPVH, from the coding sequence ATGGCCCACGAGGATTCGATCGCCGCACTGCTGTCCCTGCTTCATGCACGGGAGAGCTTTGTCGTGACCTCGCATGCCCGTCCTGACGGCGACGCCATCGGCTCGGCACTGGGTCTGATGCATCTGCTGGACGGCATGGGCAAGCGCGTCACTGTTGCCTTTGCCGACCCCATTCCCGTCATTTATCGCTGCCTTCCGGGCATCGAGCGAATTCAGGTTGCGCTGCCGGTGGCTACGCCCGCGCCGGACGCCGCTATCTTGCTCGAGTGCGACGGCTTTGAGCGCACCGGGTTTGAACGTGCAGACTTCGACCGCATGGGCGCCGGGTTGACGATCAATATCGACCATCACCTCAGCGGGAAGACCTTTGCCAGCTTCAACTGGATCGATCCTGAGGCCTGCGCCGTAGGGGCGATGATCTACGATCTCGCCGTCGCCTCCGGCACTGAGATCACGGCGGACATGGCGACCTGCCTCTATACGGCTGTGCTGACCGACACGGGTTCGTTTACCTATCCCAGCACTGTTGCTGCCACCTTTGCCCTGGCCGAGCACCTGGTCAAGCGTGGGGCGGATGCCAACAGAATCGCGCAGGCCGTCTATTTCTCCAATCCTCCCAGCAAGATACGGCTGCTGGGGGCGGCGCTTGGCAACATGCAGATTGAGGGTTCCGTCTCCTGGAGCTGGATTACGCAGGAGGAGATGGCCCGCGCCGGCGCAGAGGTCGAGGACTGCGAGGGCGTTGTGAACTACCTGATCGGCATTGCAGGGGTAGATGCGGCGGTATTTCTGCGCGAGCTTCCATCGCGGAAGGAGTTTCGTCTAAGTCTCAGGAGCAAGGGCGAAGTCGATGTTGCGCAGGTAGCCGAGCGATTCGGTGGGGGCGGACATCGCAATGCCAGTGGATGCACTCTGGATGGCCCTCTGGATGAGGCGATCGAGCGCATCGTGGCGGAATTACGGCCGGATCGCAGGCAGCCTGTTCACTGA
- a CDS encoding ArnT family glycosyltransferase: MANLPVGSKHSDEILTDTPQLEALVPRSKGLTSRFGPGWLREFARTQWGCTIWELIVLVGVSGYFLLFCLMPYFGGDQLGLVGADEPRYAQIAREMLAAHSEDCHEVHARITPHSLRPTDIHASYVCLMGGTVTPILYGKPWLEKPALYYWRAMGFFKEFGVSDWSARLPSASGAGALIFLAFLHLRRFRPGGHLDAALIMVSTVAIFSFARGASTDMQLAAPFCIGMLGWYGWYETGKKFWLFDLYFFGAAATLAKGPVAPFLMLGILVLFCGLRREWSALRRTIWLPGILLYLAMVLPWYIAVQRRNPSFFRQFFIEHNLERFATNRYQHHQPVYYYLVVLILGLMPWTALAIRALVDAVQVSIAEWKVRHNPQRYLGHTRAGDAFPEFLVLWALFPVLFFSFAESKLPGYILPSIPPLAILTGDYLFRTRRAGLPSWLLSLHAGLTGLLTFVLLLCPQYMVYQRIVPAAKTFIWTAALGVLATWLIIFVAQRYGVRHIRTVTLIPLAGLLFFLLKLNGRVLDLNYSARPLAREIQQAAPEVPVVAVQDVRRDLDYGLAFYRNQNVVHYDTDGIPDEEHVLVIPTREADQIPSLVQGRVYQQLFLYETQGLSVYKIYPRS; encoded by the coding sequence ATGGCAAACCTTCCGGTCGGTTCAAAGCACTCTGACGAAATTTTGACGGATACTCCACAACTCGAAGCGTTGGTCCCTCGCAGCAAGGGGTTGACCTCCCGTTTCGGACCGGGATGGTTGCGCGAGTTCGCCCGCACACAGTGGGGCTGTACGATCTGGGAGCTCATCGTCCTGGTGGGCGTATCCGGCTACTTCCTTCTCTTTTGCCTCATGCCGTACTTCGGTGGCGATCAACTGGGGCTGGTCGGCGCCGATGAGCCGCGCTACGCGCAGATCGCTCGCGAGATGCTCGCCGCTCATTCGGAGGACTGCCACGAGGTCCACGCCCGGATTACGCCGCACAGCCTGCGGCCCACCGACATTCACGCCTCCTACGTCTGCCTGATGGGCGGAACGGTGACCCCGATCCTCTACGGCAAGCCCTGGCTGGAGAAGCCAGCTCTCTACTACTGGCGGGCGATGGGCTTCTTCAAGGAGTTCGGCGTCTCGGACTGGTCGGCGCGATTGCCATCGGCTTCCGGTGCCGGGGCACTGATCTTTCTGGCCTTCCTGCACCTGCGACGATTCCGGCCCGGCGGCCATCTGGACGCGGCACTCATCATGGTGTCGACCGTGGCAATCTTCTCGTTCGCGCGTGGGGCCTCCACGGACATGCAGCTCGCCGCGCCCTTTTGCATCGGCATGCTTGGCTGGTATGGGTGGTATGAGACCGGCAAGAAGTTCTGGCTCTTCGACCTGTACTTCTTCGGCGCGGCCGCCACGCTGGCCAAGGGGCCGGTTGCTCCCTTCCTGATGCTCGGCATCCTGGTGCTGTTCTGCGGCCTTCGTCGCGAGTGGTCGGCGCTGCGGCGCACTATCTGGCTTCCCGGAATCCTGCTGTACCTGGCGATGGTGCTGCCCTGGTACATCGCGGTGCAGCGGCGCAACCCGAGCTTCTTCCGCCAGTTCTTTATCGAGCACAATCTCGAGCGCTTTGCGACCAACCGCTACCAGCATCACCAGCCGGTTTATTACTACCTGGTGGTTCTGATCCTGGGGCTTATGCCGTGGACGGCTCTGGCCATCCGCGCCCTGGTCGATGCGGTCCAGGTCTCGATCGCAGAGTGGAAGGTGCGGCATAATCCGCAGCGCTATCTCGGCCATACCCGCGCCGGCGATGCGTTTCCAGAGTTCCTCGTCCTATGGGCCCTGTTTCCGGTCCTGTTCTTCTCGTTTGCGGAGTCGAAGCTGCCAGGGTACATTCTGCCGTCGATCCCGCCGCTGGCGATTCTCACCGGCGATTATCTCTTTCGCACTCGCCGCGCCGGTCTTCCCTCGTGGCTGTTGAGCCTGCATGCCGGACTGACTGGCCTTCTCACGTTTGTCCTGTTGCTGTGCCCGCAGTACATGGTCTACCAGCGCATCGTTCCGGCGGCGAAGACGTTCATTTGGACCGCAGCGCTTGGCGTGCTGGCGACATGGCTCATTATCTTCGTCGCGCAGCGTTATGGGGTTCGCCACATTCGCACCGTAACGTTGATTCCTCTGGCGGGTCTGCTCTTCTTCCTGCTGAAGCTGAATGGACGCGTACTCGATCTGAACTACTCGGCACGGCCCCTGGCTCGCGAGATCCAGCAGGCTGCTCCTGAAGTTCCCGTGGTTGCCGTGCAGGACGTGCGTCGCGACCTCGACTATGGCCTGGCCTTCTATCGCAACCAGAACGTAGTCCACTACGATACGGACGGCATTCCGGACGAAGAGCATGTGCTGGTGATCCCCACGCGCGAGGCCGATCAGATTCCTTCCCTGGTACAGGGCCGCGTCTATCAGCAGCTCTTTCTCTATGAGACACAGGGGCTCTCCGTCTACAAGATCTATCCGCGCAGTTGA